One window from the genome of Bdellovibrio sp. NC01 encodes:
- a CDS encoding glutathione peroxidase: protein MDQTLSSFKVKAADGSEVSLDKYQGKPVLIVNVASKCGFTPQYKGLEELYEKFKDQGFMILGFPCNQFGSQEPGSNQEIQQFCSLNYGVSFPVMAKVNVNGSDADPLYKWLKESAPGIFGIEMIKWNFTKFLISKDGKVLKRYAPKDEPKDIVDDVQKALS, encoded by the coding sequence ATGGACCAAACCCTTTCATCATTTAAAGTTAAAGCAGCTGACGGTAGTGAAGTCTCTTTAGACAAATATCAGGGAAAACCTGTGCTGATTGTTAACGTCGCAAGCAAGTGCGGCTTTACTCCACAATACAAAGGCTTGGAAGAGTTGTACGAAAAATTCAAAGACCAAGGCTTCATGATCTTGGGCTTTCCCTGCAACCAGTTCGGTTCACAAGAACCAGGCAGCAATCAAGAGATCCAACAATTCTGTAGTTTAAATTACGGAGTCAGCTTTCCCGTCATGGCGAAAGTCAACGTCAACGGCAGTGACGCCGATCCATTGTACAAATGGCTTAAAGAGTCTGCTCCGGGCATTTTTGGCATCGAGATGATTAAATGGAACTTCACTAAGTTCTTAATTAGCAAGGATGGCAAAGTTTTAAAACGTTATGCCCCTAAGGATGAGCCCAAAGATATCGTAGACGACGTGCAGAAAGCGTTGTCTTAA